CTCGAGCTCGCCGACCAACAGGATGTCGAGACCGACGAAGCTGACTACCGTATCGTCCCGGAAGAGGGATCGTCGCTATCGGCGGTCGTCGACGTCGAAGGGCCCCGACTCGGCGACGTCCACGAGCGGACGAACGAACTCGAATCACACGAGGACGTCGAACACGCGATGCCCGTCCTCGTCGATGTCGTCAGGGTTCGAGCGCCCGCCAGCGACGAACCGGTTTACGTCCTCGCAATCGGCGTGGTTCCAGGCAACGGTGGGCCTCCGATCGCCGGGATCCGTTCCCGTTCGTTCGTCGGATCCGTCGCCATCCTCGAACGAGAGTGGGACTGGTAAGAGAGTTAGGTCGACTGGAGCGAGTACAACTGGGCGTACTTTCCGGATCGCTGGATGAGTTCGGTATGGGATCCCACCTCCACGATCTCGCCGTCTTTCATCGTGTAAATTTGATCCGCGTTTGTCACCGTCGATAACCGATGGGCGATCACGAGCATCGTATAATCCCGATCCATCGCTTCGATTCCGTGGTGGACTTCCTTTTCGAGCGACGTGTCTAAATCGCTCGTCGCTTCGTCGAGTATCAACAGATCAGAATCTTTCAATAGTGCTCGCGCAATCGCGACGCGCTGGCGTTGGCCACCCGAGAGCTTCACCCCTTGATCGCCGAGAATTGTATCATATCCATCCGGAAGTGTATCCAGAAACTCCGAAACCTTGGCGATTTCGGCGACCGTTTCGATTTCCTCCTGCGTGGCCTCACGATCACCAATTGTGATGTTTTGTCGGAGAGTTGTGTTAAACAGATGCGGATCCTGTCTCACGATGGATACTCGAGAGCGCCACTCGCGGATATTGAACTCGTCGATGGGTATCCCGTTTGCGGTTATTTTACCGCGATCGGGTTCGTACATCCGAGCGAAGAGCGAGGCGATCGTCGACTTCCCCGCTCCCGAGGGGCCGACGAACGCGGCGAAGTTACCGTGACCGATCTCGAACGAGATGCCCCGGAGCACGGTTTCCTTGGATGAGTCGTAACTGAACTCTACGTCGTCAAATGCGAACCGTTCTACGGACTCCGGAACCGCTCTCGTCCCTTCGACCTGCTCTCGGTTTTGTTGCAGTTCTTCGATGAACTCCTGTGTTCTGACGAGGTGTGGAAGTTCCCCCTCGATCCGATAGATATGCGTATTTAACTCGCTCAGCTTGGGGCCGAGTTTGAACATCGCAAACAGGAACACGCCCAGTTCGCCCACGGACATCGCAGAGAAGGTCAGCGCGAAGTAAATGAGAACGAAAACAGTGATCGCGGTCATGAGCTGATAAAAGTTAGTGATAGCGGACACGTTTCGAAGTAGTTGAATTCGCGACCGCTCGAACTGATCGACTGACGTACCAAACCCGGATCGAAGCTCGTCGACCATACCGAACAGTTTTACGTCTTTGATGCCCTGGGTCCCCGCCTGAGCGTTCGATTGAATTCTCTCCTTGGCGTCAGCGACTTTATCGCCGATGGAATACCCGACGTCGAGGATGTTTCTGTATGCGAACGTCACGAAGCCGAGAAACCCAACCGTTATAAGGGTCAAAACGGGAGCGATATAGAATGCGATCACGAGGTACATGAGCGACAGGAGCCCTTGCTCGATGCTGTCGATAGCGTACCTGATTACCATCCCGGCGTACTCCGCCTGGGTGACGATTGCGTTGAGGATGTCATCGGATCCCTCGTCGTCGAAATACGCCACGCGGGCATCGAGTGCGTTCGTGAACGCCTCCTCTTGTAAATATCTGACGTACTGCGTCTCGATGGCCGCCTGAAACCAGCCAACCAGAAACGAGAGGGTGTATCGTACCGTCATCACGAATGCGACGCCTGTTACGAGGTATCCGAGCGTGAACGGAATTCCCAACGTATCGTAGACGGTGAGAAATAGTTGTAAGAGGCTACTCGTTCCCTCCGCAGACGTCTCAGATTGTGATGTCTGTATGATGGGATCGATGAACGCCAATCCAATTCCTTCGAGCACCGCAGTGGTGACTGCCAATAGAACGAGTCCAGTTGCAAACCACGGCCGAAATAGCGCAACGCGGTAGAGGGCCCGAACCTTCTCACGAAACGAGAGGTCCACTTCGATATCGTTGGCGTCGGACATGATAACAGAGGCCTCGAGCGGAGGGATAAATGTGGGTCATAAACACGATGGGAAATCATTTCTTGGACAGTGACGCCGGTCTGATGGTGTCTTTGGAATCATTTGTTACCCAGGCTGGTTGTGACTCGAGGGTGCCTGACTAACTCGAGGGCTATTACACCTTACTAAGCTCTTATGTGAGCGGGAACCATCGTGTTCAGATAAGCTGATTCCACGCAAAGGCGAACGATCTGAGCCACTCATCAGCCGTTTCCGCGTCAGCGTTGCTAAAGCAATTTGAAAACGAAGATGTTCGTCGTTTTACCTCCCAAAAGATACGTTCGACGCTGTTCCGATTTCCGTGGCGTTCGTATCTGAAATCGAGGTCGTGTCGTTGGCACGCGTAGTTCAGTGCTTTGTCGCCGTCAACGAGAAACACGACGTCGACGACGCCGTGTTTCTCACGCAACTCTGAGAAAAACGAACTAGCGATCACTTTGGTTCTCGTCGGTTCAAGATCTGTATGAAGTAACTCGTTCGATTCGGGATCGACCGCTGCGTACAGCCAGTACTGCTCGCCGTTGAGTCGGATCACGGTTTCATCGACCGCGACGTGATCCGGGTTCTGACCAGATTTTGGCTGTAGATTGGCTTTGTGGACCCAGTTATGAACAGTCGATCGAGCTCGTTCAACACCGAAAATATCGAGAACTCTAACAGTATTCGAAAGCGAGAGGCCAGCAAGATGGAGCTGAATACTGAGCTTCATCAACAGCCGCAGTGTTGCCTCTCGCTCCACAAAATCCAAGTCGAGCTGGCCGATACTAGGACTGAGGCGTGCGTTTTCTGGCATAGAACACTTTGAAAACGTCACGCCTCACTCCTTCAACCTTATCTGAACACCACCATAGCCTCGGGGACGAACTCCCAATTGATCTTGGTAAGAGCGTAAAGGTCACCTCCGATGGGTTGTACGAGGTCCTCGCCGGCGCCAGCGCCGGCGAGGACCTCGATCAATCACGTCTGCGAAACGGCCGAGGACTCGCCCACGCCAATACTGTCCGTGGACACTTCACCGATCAGTTCGATCTTGACACTGTTGAGACGGTTGGAAACACGCCGCTCCAACGAGATGTCCTTGAGACCCTGCCGGATCGACCGGTGGAGGCCGCCGCCGACCTCCACCTCGATCCCTACTATGGTGGCGAGGATAAGACAGAGGCGCTGTACTTCTCGCAGGCGAAACGAGGAACCACTACGTTCCACGCCTACGTCACGCTGTATGCGCGGGTGCGTAACAAGAGATATACGCTGGCGGTTCGCCAACTCGTCGACGGAGAAACGACCAGCGATGTCCTCGGTGAGTTCCTTGAACTCCCCGACCGCGGTTTCTACAACAGCGACTGTCTGGAACTGCTGCACGCGCACAACTACGCATACGCGATGCCAAGTCGTGAAGTGGGGCGACAATCGTGAGTGGCGACACTGTCGCGTCGGCGGCGGATCGCCGCCGACAGCGACCGACCGACGCCAGAGCTCACCATCACCATCGTTCCGAAGGCTATCCAGGCATCGCAGACACAGAATCAGTGCCTACTGGAGGAGATCGTGAGTCTCTCGATGTGATCGACTGAGTATTCAGGGATTTCACAGAACACTCTCACCGACGTTCGGATAGGGATGAAAACCGTCGATTTCTACGGGAATCACGTTCCGAACGGTGACGGTGCCGATACCAGTGGATCTGTGCCCGATGCTTGAATCGTCTTACTAGCGCCCAGAAACTCGTCCCAAATAACGCCACGAGTAGATATACGTACGCAGATAGTTGGAAGTAATCGTATTGGAGACTACGTTTGAAGTATCGGCTGGCGGTTTTCGCGTCGCCGGTGTGAGCGTAGTACCTTCCTATATAATGAAACGCGTACGCCCGTTCTGAATCGGTAGCGGCGTACGTAAACGCCGTGTTGATGTGTTGTTTCGCTGCCTCGACACCGCTACTTCTCAGTGCGGCGAACCCGGCGTCGATACGTCGCTTCATTCGATAAATCGTATCCAGATCCTCCCCATGCTTTTCTAAAAATATATTTTCGCTCACGGGTATCAACCGATCGTTCCTCCCACCATCGTAATTGGTGAGTTGGTTTTCGCTATCCGTATATTTGTTGAGCAGAATTTCATCGACGACGTACAGATCTGCTGTCTCGGTGATTCGGTATGCGAGATCGGCGTCCTCCGATAGAGCCAGTCGTTCGTCGAACCCGCCAACCGTCTCGAGAACGGACGATCGAATCATGGACCCGCTCATAGTGGGAATTGCCAGAAATCTCGAGAGGTCGTCGTTCGTTATCACTCCCGATGCGACGTCCCAAATTTTGATCGTCTTTCCCTCCGTATTTTGTTCCTCGTAGTGTGAAAATACGCCAGCACAACTCGGTTGTGTGCGTGTGAGCGTCTCGTAGAGCGTTTCCACGGCCGATGGACGCAACTCATCGTCGGAATCGACGAACAAAATCACGTCGCCGGTCGCACAATCGATGCCGGTGTTTCGGGCCGCGGAAACCCCCTTATTTTCCGCGTGGCGGACGTACTTGAGTCGTTCACTATCCAATTTGGCAATGACTTTTTCCGTGTCGTCAGTAGAAGCATCGTCGACGACAATTATTTCATCGACCCTCTTCGATTGTCGCATCAAACTCCGTACTGTCCGTTCTATTACGGCTTCGCGGTTGTATGTTGGAACGACAGCGCTCACAGCCATGTAATCCTACGGCCACGTCTCCTACATTAAAACTACAGGTGAAATGGAGCGGTGAGTCGCCGATGGTCGCTGTTTGCAGTCAATACTAAAGTCCTCACGCTTGCCCCTACGGATCCATCGATGTCTTCACAACCCCGCGTTTCGCTGTTCGTTCCGACGTTGCAAGGTGGCGGTGCCGAACTAGTGATGGTTACCCTCGCTAGCGCACTATCCGCGAGGGGATATGACGTTTACCTGGTCGTTTCGAGGGCGGAGGGCGACCTAGCATCCGAGATCCCCGACGGAGTGACCGTGATCGATTTCGAAAGCCCGTATCTTGTGGCAAGCTTACCAAAACTCGCTCGACACCTTCGAAAGATCGATCCCGACGGCCTCATCGCATCGATGAACGGCGCCAACCTGGTAGCAATCTGGGCGAAGATCCTGTCCAATACGTCTCCGACAACCGTGGTACGAGTCGAGAATATGACTACCTATATGGCACGAGACTACGACAAACGAAGACATCGGCTGATCCCGTACCTGATGATGGTATTTTATCGCTTTTCCGACGAAATTGTCGCAGTCTCCGAGGGTGTTGCGCAAGACACTGCAAAAATCATCGGAACCGATCCGGACGATATTCGCGTCGTCTACAATCCTGTCGTTACCGATAACCTCGTTCAGAAGGCGGGCCAACCTGTTGACCATCCCTGGCTCTCGAACGGGTCGGTTCCCGTGATCCTTGGGGCGGGACGGATGGTTCCCCAGAAAGACTTTTGCACGCTGATTCGGGCGTTTCGGCGAGTCCTTCGCGATCGCAACGCTCGATTGATTATCCTCGGTAAAGGAGAGCAACGGGAAGCACTTCTCGAGCTCGCGGACGAACTGGGAATCTCCGATCGGGTATCGTTGCCAGGATTCGTCCCCAATCAGTACGCGTACATGGCACAAGCGGACGTATTCGTTCTCTCCTCCGTCCACGAGGGGTTCGGAAACGTTCTCGCGGAGGCGATGGCGTGTGGAACGCCTGTCGTGTCGACCGAGTGTAAGAGCGGACCGGCGGAGATACTCGACGGTGGAGAATACGGTCCACTCGTCCCCGTTGGTGACTCCGAGGAGCTAGCCGAAGCGATTCTAACAGTATTGGATGATCCGATCAAGACACACGTGTTACGGGAACGGGCTCAGGATTTCTCGGATCGCACCATCGTCGACGAACTTGAGTCGCTAATACATGGACAAACTAACAGGGACGGTACGATCCAACCGAGAATACCTCTCCTCTGAAACGACAATGCATCATGTGCCTCAACCGTCTCAAATGGGCACCCTCTGGGACACCTCTTCTGTTGTAAGCGATTAATAACTATGCCGGTTACCTCGACAGCCATGCTATGGGGCTTCCGTTGCTTGTCGCTTTCTCAATCCTTCTTTTCTGTTCGATACTACCTCATTCGATACTTGTCTCGAGTACAATCGGATCGATCGTCGTCATCCTGGGCTACGTAATCTTCGGTGTCTTCACCGCCCTCCATTGGCATAATAGACGGGGAATTCTCCGCTCCTTGATAGAAGGGATACGAGCGGTACCCCTAACTTGTCTGGTGTGTCTCTTCGTTGTCACCGCATTATATACGTTCCACGTCGCGCTTGGCAACTATAGTACGATCACGAACGCTATTTCAGGCCTGATAATTCCGCTACTAGTCCTGTTCAGCTTCGTGTATATTCCACGGGTTATCTCACCGGAATCATTCCTGCGAGTTCTAGCGGGTATCGCGGTAGTGCTCGTCAGTCTCGGCGGAATTATCCACGTCGCGGTTACTATTCGTGTCGCGCCGGAGACGCTACTCTGGCCTTATCAGATGAATGTTCCCATCATCGGGTCCGAAATCTACCCGTTGATGTCGCTCACGAACAACCCCAATACGTTAGCTCAGATCCTATTTGCGGGAACGATCGCCTCGTTCGTGCTGTCTGTTCGAACCGATCGAAGAGCATACGGTGTATTTACGGGGATATGCGCAGTTGGATTGCTCGCTACAGGTAGTCGTGCTAGCGTGCTTTCGGCCGTCGTCGCTCTCGCCATCTACATCGTCTACACGCGAGGTGGACAAACCTATCTCCGGGCTACGCTCGGTCTATTAGCGATCACTATCGTCTCCGTACTCATACTTCTCCCGTCGCTTAACCAGTTCGGGATTCACGTTACGTTCACCGGCCGGGTCCAGCTCTGGACGGCGACTATGCACGCAATTGCGGAGCGACCTATCGTTGGTTATGGGTTGGGTGACGCGAGTGAGATGATCAACACCTTCGTGGACGATCCGGCACTGCAGGAATTTGGTCCCCACAACTCGTATCTCAGGATGACCCTCCATCTCGGGATATTCGGAGGGTTATCGTATCTCGTTCTAACGGGGTGGGTGTTTCTAAGACACGTCACCGCTAAACGGATCGACGTCCCTTTCGTGGCAATTGGTGCTGGATTCGCTATCAACCAGCTATTTGAAGACAATATGATGTTTGAACCGACCATCGTTTCAATCGTTATGACGGTCGTCTTCGGTTATCTCGTAGCGGACCATCTTCATCTGCGACGAACCTATCGACAGGAACATCGAAATCGACGACCGATAATGCGATGTGATGATAGTGATACCGGACTTAATACGAACGGTTCGATGTCGAGTCGCTCTTCGTCGCGTACGTTAGTTCGCCCGGACCCTACGTCCGCTAGGTATGTGGCGAAACCGAAACCGAAACGACGAACCAACCGGCGGTCTCGACGACGTTACGGACGACGAGTGAGACGAGAGCGGTAAACAGGATCAAGATTGCTTCGTCTCTCAGTTCGGAGACTGGCCGTCGTTAGCCTCACTAGGTTGTTCGACGCGTTCCGACAGTTCTCTATCGTCCGTCTCATCGGTATGCCGTTCGGGCGTGTACTCGTAGTATGTTTCCCCAATAAGTACGTAAAACGACTGGCGTTCGGGATCTGCGAGTACCCGGCGATTGCTATCTATCGCTACATCCACGAGATCTTCCAGCGATGCTATATGAACCGCTGTTCCGTCCAGTTGGTTATCCGGCACACTTCCTTGCGATATCCACTCTTCGAAAGTCTTCCAGTCGTACTCGAAATCACTCTGAGACGCCTTGCTTTCGGATGGTGCGAGTGACCCGTGGTACCGAGCGATAACCAGCCCTACAAGCGCCACGAAACTGGCGACTGTAAACGCGATCGAACCGAATAACTGAGCCGTATTCACCGCCCCGGGAGTAACGAGCGTGGCGAGACCTGTCGGCCCACCGTCTTCGACCGTGTAGATATCATCGGTGAGCGTGATTGTCATGTTATTTTGATCAGATTCGAGAGTAGAATCGTCAGTATTCGGGTCGGTGACATCGGTTCGGGCTATCACGGTTAACTCAGGCTGTCCGGGGACCCACCCGTGGTCCTCGTTATATGACTCCAAGCGGTCTCGTTCTTGGGCAACATCGACGGTGAACTCGACGCGATCCGTCTCGCCGGAGCTTACGGTTTCAGTCGTCTCCTCGAGCTGATACAGTGAACGCCAGTATTCATCTTGGTCGCTTGCCGCGTCATCGATCGGGATCCACCGAACGAGGAGCCAAATATCTGTCTCAATCGTCACTTCATCCACGCTATTCGTTTTATAGGTGGCCGCGAACTCCCCCTCGAGCTCGGGAGTTATCGACGTAAAGTAGGTTGTCTCGTTACTCAACTCCGTTCCGTTGGAGTATATAGGATTTTCCTCCTGAACAGTTGCGCCGTGTTGGAACTCGGTTGAACCGTCTACGGATTGGGCAGCAGCCGAATACGTAATATACGTGGCCCAGCTCCCGAGTAAAATGAACAAAACGAGAAGTGCAACAACGAGAGGGAACCAATTATCAATAAGCCGATAGACAGAACCACCATAACGTCTCTGACTCATCTCTTACCCTTGGGTATGAACTGATACTTTGTTATCCACACCTTAGCAATCAATTCACAACCGAGTAGATCCTGGGCGTGAGAAGAGAGCGGTAAATAGCTAATTATGTATCAGTATCATCGGTCTTGCCCCAATCGATCGAGCACATCCCAGTATGTAATCAGTTCTTTTCCCTCGAGAAATACGCACGAACCGTAGTTACGTACGTGGAAATAAGATGCTAATCAGAAGGATTATTTCTCTCAGTTTCAGAATCCATCCGCATGAATCGTCGCGTATTTTTCCAGTCAGTCTGTACTGTCTGTTCTATCGCATGCGTTGGGTGTGGAGATCAGCCTCGGTTCCAAGAGAAGCCGGCCGAGGGTGACTCGAACGACGAGTTTGGATCGAACGAAGTCGACGAGGGTGTCTCGGATACGAACTGGCAACTCACCTTCAACGACGAGTTCGATCAGCGCGAACTCGATACATCCGTCTGGAACGTCGGCTACGGTTGGGGGCGCACACATCCCGGACTCGGAAGCTGGGAGTACGTCCGCGACGACGACGTCTGGGTCGACGGCCGGATCGACCGCCTCGTGCTCCAGGCCGATTACGACGAGGCCGACGGTCCGTACGAGCACGAGTATCTGCCGTATCACTGGTACGCTGGTGGCGTGAACACGAAAAGCACGTTCTCCCAGAGGCAGGGCTACTTCGAGGCCAGGATCCGACTCCCCGAAATCGTCGAAGGGATTCTCCCGGCGTTCTGGTGTATGCCGGACGACGGCGAGTTTCCCCCAGAAATCGATATCGTGGAACACTTCACCGAACCTTACCGGACGAAGGCAGCAATTCACTGGGGGGAACGGGACCTGACCGACACCGTTGACTACGAGAGTGAGCTCAACTCTGCGTCCGGACCGTACGACCACGACGACGACCCTCGAGAGAATTTTGTCGTCTACGGCGCTCACTGGCAGGAGGATCGGACTGACTTCTACGTCGACAACGACCATTTTCTGACGGTGACCGACGGGCACAGCGTTGATCCGAACCGTCGGGAGCTGAATTACGGTGCTCCCTTCTACCTGATGCTCTCGACACAGCTCAGCGATGAGTGGGGTGATCCCGCCCAACATGACGACTACCCCTACACATGGGAGATCGACTGGGTCCGAGTCTGGGAGGAAGGTGACTCGGCCTAGGGAAGAAACATAATTAGATACGCCAGATCGAGGAGGATGGCGGCGCGACGGCGAGGTGGCGGCGACTCCACGATGGAAACCGTCACGATAAGCTGACACCACTTTTCGATGGCGTTGGCGCCGCTGAAGAGCCAGCCACACGCTCGAGTCGTCTCGTCGTGAATCCGCTCAGAGTTCTGCTGCAGTACTAAGGATGGATTAACGACCAGTGGGTTTTCCGCAGTATTCAAAATTTATGAAAGTGGTAATGGCTAATGAACGGCCTTTATACCGATCGTCGGAGCACGTCCGGGAGCGCGAACGTTGACGCTAGATGGAAATGAAAACGACAGTTGCAGTGGTCACGTACGATCGCCCCGACCACGTCGATCGTCTGTTGAGCCACTTACTACGTCAGCGCTCCAATCCCGACGAAGTGATCGTCGTCAACAACGGTGCCAACGACGCGACGAGAGAACTCGTCGAATCGCAGACGAAACGCTTCGATCGAACGTCGATCGCGCTTCATCATCACCCGAGATCGACCGACACGAGCCTTCAAGGAGGACGAAACGACGCGATCAGGATTGCGAACGGGGACGTGATCTGTTTCGTCGACGACGACGTCATCCCACACGAAACGTGGCTGGAGGGGATCGAACGTGGCTACGAGTGGAGCACGTCCGCAGTTGCCGTCGGTGGGCCGGCCCCCACCACGGACGAAGAGCTAACGTTCCAACACCCCGTCGTGCAGTCGCCGACGAATCAAAATCACCTGAACCGGTTCGGAGAGCACAGACAGATCACGTACAAGTGGATCCCGCCGACCCCTGTCGAGACGGACTTCCTCATCGGCGCCAATATGTCGTTCGAGGTGGATGTGCTTGAGGAGGTAGGCGGCTTCGATCCATCCTACCGTGGGCATCCCCAGTTCGAGGAGCTAGACGTGATGGCAAAACTGTGGAAGCGCGGGGAAACGATCGTCTACCACCCCGACGCACTCGTGTACCACCTGAGCGCCTCGCAGGGGGAGAGAGATCGGGTATCGTACTGGTACGGACGGAACAGTTTGCGGTTTCGACGCCAGAATTTCCCTGAAACATACCGACGTTCACTCATGCGCCTGCTCATCAAGCCGGAGTTTGGACCTCCCGTGTGGCGCCAGCTCGGAGGTGCCATCTTGCGTGACAACACCACGTATCAGTGGCGGTTACGAGGGTATATCGACGAGCTACTTCTCGACCAATTCGACAGCCGGATCGGGAGCCGTTTGACGGCAGGGTATGCGGAAGAGTGATTAAATCACTTGTGTTATAATAACATCATGTACTTATTATAATATATTAATGGTATCTATTTAATATCGTATTATCTGGTTTGTGTGAGTCGGGGTTTAATACGATTGTGAGCGGTAGAGGCGGATGATGAACGCTCGGGACGGGCCACGCCCCACGCAGTTTTCCGTACTCATACCGGTATACGAGAAGAACGACGCCTCGCAGGTGGACGACGCGCTCGAAAGCACGATCAGTCAGACGACACCACCCGATCAGATGGTAGTCGTCGTAGACGGACCCGTGCCAACTCGAGTCGACGAGACGATCCATGGCTGGTCCAGCGAGCATCCAGAGACGGTCGATGTCGTCCAGCTCGAGGAGAATCGAGGGTTAGAAAACGCGTTGAACGTTGGACTCGAACGCTGTGACCACGAGCTCGTGGCTCGTATGGACGCCGACGACGTCTCCAGCGAGACACGTTTCGAGCGACAACTCGAGGTGTTCAGAAGGCAACCAGACGTCGATGTCGTTGGCGGCTACGTCGGTGAGTTCGTCGACGATCCCGACCAGGTCTCTCACGTGCGAACGGTGCCGACGGCGCCCGCCGAAATCGAACGGTTTGCGCGGTTTCGGAGCCCGATAAACCACCCAACAGTGATGTACAAAAAATCTCAGGTGCAAGCTGCAGGCGGCTACCGAACCATTCCAGGAGTCGGCGACTACGAGCTCTGGGTGCGGCTGTTAGAACGGGGAAACGTGTTGCGGAACGTACCCGCCGTGCTCGTCTATATGCGCGCCGGGGCGGAGATGTACAGACGTCGGGGAGGGATCGGGTACGCGAGAACGGAGTTTCGATTGCAGAAGGAGTTTCTCGAGCGGGGGTTCATTCCACCTCGCGTGTTTTTGCTGAACGTCGGACTTCGGATTCCGCTTCGACTCCTTCCAAACGGGGCGCGAAGGCTCCTCTACAGCCGTTTTCTTCGGTGAGTCGGAAACGCCGTACGGCGAGCGCTCACCCCGCCTGGTTGCAGCCCGCGCAGTGTTTGGAACCGGCGCATCGTTCGCGGCTTCGCATTGTTTCCATCCAGCACAGTACTTTAGCAATACATCGTGTCCACCGAATGCGTCGCGTCCAGCCGACGACCAGCAGCGGAAGACGGGGCCTGCTTGGTTTGTAACAATCTTCGCCTCCGGCGGGCGCCCGTGTCGTCGAGAAGGAACTACTCCGGACGCCGAACCGTGCTGACTGGCGCGAGGCGTGCGGTCACGAGGAGGCGGCGGGCCGACTGCAGCCTCGGAGAAGGGCGAACCGTCGTCCGGCCAGCGGTCCGATACAGTGAGAGACGAAATCAGTCGTCGGAGGCCAGGAGGAGGCCGATGGTAATCGGCTGGCAGCGCCGGACGGTGACTAAAACGACGCCAGGAAATCCGGAATTGAGTCGGTGAAAAAGGTATGACGTCGGAGACGATGATCGACAGTCGTGTCTCACAGCCACTGCGACCTATCGAGGGGCCTTGAACCGCCGTGATTCACGGTGAATGTCGTCTTTCCTGTGAAACGCCACTTCTTCGGAGCAGATAACACCCATATAATATCAGAATGTAATATCACTGAATTATACAGTTCAGTCAAGGGTGTGATAGCTTTAGGTAGCTGAACGCGGTGGAAGACGAGGAATGATGAAAGCAATCGTACCGACTGCGGGGAACGGAACTCGACTGTACCCGCACACGCACACCAAGCCGAAGCCGATGGTGCGTCTGGCAGGGAAACCGATTCTCGGACACATCCTCACGAACTTTCGAGCGACGAAGGTCGACGAGATCGTCGTCGTCGTCGGGGGGCCGATGCAGAATCAGGTCATCGAGTACGCCCAGGAGAACTATAGCGATCGCTTCGAACTGACATTCGTCGAGCAGGAATCCCCCCAGGGACTCGGCCACAGCATCTATCAGGCGGAGTCGGCAGTACGGGGCGACAGCGCTGTGATCGCCCTCGGCGACATGCTCTTTCAGAACGGGTACCGAACGTTTCTGGAGGCCCACGACGCGCTCAGCAACGTCGACGGAAGTATCGGGCTGAAGCGCGTCACCGAGCCACATCGGTACGGCATTGCGAGCGTCGAAAACGGACGCATCACCGAACTCGTCGAGAAGCCGGTCGATCCGCCGTCCGATCTCGCGATCAGCGGCGTCTACGTCATCGAAGACACGGGCCACCTCTTCGAT
This genomic window from Natronococcus occultus SP4 contains:
- a CDS encoding DUF5305 domain-containing protein produces the protein MSQRRYGGSVYRLIDNWFPLVVALLVLFILLGSWATYITYSAAAQSVDGSTEFQHGATVQEENPIYSNGTELSNETTYFTSITPELEGEFAATYKTNSVDEVTIETDIWLLVRWIPIDDAASDQDEYWRSLYQLEETTETVSSGETDRVEFTVDVAQERDRLESYNEDHGWVPGQPELTVIARTDVTDPNTDDSTLESDQNNMTITLTDDIYTVEDGGPTGLATLVTPGAVNTAQLFGSIAFTVASFVALVGLVIARYHGSLAPSESKASQSDFEYDWKTFEEWISQGSVPDNQLDGTAVHIASLEDLVDVAIDSNRRVLADPERQSFYVLIGETYYEYTPERHTDETDDRELSERVEQPSEANDGQSPN
- a CDS encoding glycosyltransferase family 2 protein translates to MAVSAVVPTYNREAVIERTVRSLMRQSKRVDEIIVVDDASTDDTEKVIAKLDSERLKYVRHAENKGVSAARNTGIDCATGDVILFVDSDDELRPSAVETLYETLTRTQPSCAGVFSHYEEQNTEGKTIKIWDVASGVITNDDLSRFLAIPTMSGSMIRSSVLETVGGFDERLALSEDADLAYRITETADLYVVDEILLNKYTDSENQLTNYDGGRNDRLIPVSENIFLEKHGEDLDTIYRMKRRIDAGFAALRSSGVEAAKQHINTAFTYAATDSERAYAFHYIGRYYAHTGDAKTASRYFKRSLQYDYFQLSAYVYLLVALFGTSFWALVRRFKHRAQIHWYRHRHRSERDSRRNRRFSSLSERR
- a CDS encoding glycosyltransferase, whose amino-acid sequence is MSSQPRVSLFVPTLQGGGAELVMVTLASALSARGYDVYLVVSRAEGDLASEIPDGVTVIDFESPYLVASLPKLARHLRKIDPDGLIASMNGANLVAIWAKILSNTSPTTVVRVENMTTYMARDYDKRRHRLIPYLMMVFYRFSDEIVAVSEGVAQDTAKIIGTDPDDIRVVYNPVVTDNLVQKAGQPVDHPWLSNGSVPVILGAGRMVPQKDFCTLIRAFRRVLRDRNARLIILGKGEQREALLELADELGISDRVSLPGFVPNQYAYMAQADVFVLSSVHEGFGNVLAEAMACGTPVVSTECKSGPAEILDGGEYGPLVPVGDSEELAEAILTVLDDPIKTHVLRERAQDFSDRTIVDELESLIHGQTNRDGTIQPRIPLL
- a CDS encoding IS6 family transposase, producing the protein MPENARLSPSIGQLDLDFVEREATLRLLMKLSIQLHLAGLSLSNTVRVLDIFGVERARSTVHNWVHKANLQPKSGQNPDHVAVDETVIRLNGEQYWLYAAVDPESNELLHTDLEPTRTKVIASSFFSELREKHGVVDVVFLVDGDKALNYACQRHDLDFRYERHGNRNSVERIFWEVKRRTSSFSNCFSNADAETADEWLRSFAFAWNQLI
- a CDS encoding ABC transporter ATP-binding protein, producing the protein MSDANDIEVDLSFREKVRALYRVALFRPWFATGLVLLAVTTAVLEGIGLAFIDPIIQTSQSETSAEGTSSLLQLFLTVYDTLGIPFTLGYLVTGVAFVMTVRYTLSFLVGWFQAAIETQYVRYLQEEAFTNALDARVAYFDDEGSDDILNAIVTQAEYAGMVIRYAIDSIEQGLLSLMYLVIAFYIAPVLTLITVGFLGFVTFAYRNILDVGYSIGDKVADAKERIQSNAQAGTQGIKDVKLFGMVDELRSGFGTSVDQFERSRIQLLRNVSAITNFYQLMTAITVFVLIYFALTFSAMSVGELGVFLFAMFKLGPKLSELNTHIYRIEGELPHLVRTQEFIEELQQNREQVEGTRAVPESVERFAFDDVEFSYDSSKETVLRGISFEIGHGNFAAFVGPSGAGKSTIASLFARMYEPDRGKITANGIPIDEFNIREWRSRVSIVRQDPHLFNTTLRQNITIGDREATQEEIETVAEIAKVSEFLDTLPDGYDTILGDQGVKLSGGQRQRVAIARALLKDSDLLILDEATSDLDTSLEKEVHHGIEAMDRDYTMLVIAHRLSTVTNADQIYTMKDGEIVEVGSHTELIQRSGKYAQLYSLQST
- a CDS encoding O-antigen ligase family protein, which gives rise to MSLTNNPNTLAQILFAGTIASFVLSVRTDRRAYGVFTGICAVGLLATGSRASVLSAVVALAIYIVYTRGGQTYLRATLGLLAITIVSVLILLPSLNQFGIHVTFTGRVQLWTATMHAIAERPIVGYGLGDASEMINTFVDDPALQEFGPHNSYLRMTLHLGIFGGLSYLVLTGWVFLRHVTAKRIDVPFVAIGAGFAINQLFEDNMMFEPTIVSIVMTVVFGYLVADHLHLRRTYRQEHRNRRPIMRCDDSDTGLNTNGSMSSRSSSRTLVRPDPTSARYVAKPKPKRRTNRRSRRRYGRRVRRER